The following proteins come from a genomic window of Miscanthus floridulus cultivar M001 chromosome 2, ASM1932011v1, whole genome shotgun sequence:
- the LOC136537210 gene encoding uncharacterized protein: MNQLRRPAAGGRSTHTSGSGGPGAPAAGARMAAARTGGSESAATGVFNCSGAPPAGATAASWPGGPAGAATSLAAAGNASMSGSLGDGFPDWFNGTASAALGSDWLSSREIGATHAEEKSAPAPVQTTPSTRRMGGGRTGRRTRPPVQTSTLAVDTEARQTGIGCDESGKNIDMPEEWWKKMANAVKGSGRFRYKGLQNEDNLSIMFEDLHEGENEDDSDPDEVTPSARPKRGKSQGNAKGKKTKTSGGQWFQEQMGKLVEMNERTTASCESIARGEDKSGSTIQEVMALVKGCGAKPGSNEHFIATVVFTKKAEREISKTADNDMDDSGSDEDDDDCKIKALRVL, translated from the exons ATGAACCAGCTGCGGCGTCCGGCGGCCGGCGGGCGGAGCACGCACACAAGTGGATCTGGCGGCCCTGGTGCTCCAGCAGCCGGCGCGAGGATGGCCGCGGCCCGGACCGGCGGATCGGAAAGCGCCGCCACCGGCGTCTTCAACTGCTCCGGCGCTCCTCCAGCTGGCGCGACGGCCGCGTCGTGGCCTGGCGGACCAGCAGGCGCCGCCACCAGCCTGGCCGCTGCCGGGAACGCCTCCATGTCGGGCAGCCTGGGCGATGGGTTCCCGGACTGGTTCAATGGCACGGCGTCCGCCGCACTAGGCTCGGATTGGCTGTCGTCTAGGGAGATTGGTGCCACCCATGCCGAAGAGAAAAGTGCTCCGGCCCCAGTGCAGACCACGCCGTCAACTCGCCGCATGGGAGGTGGGCGCACTGGGAGGAGAACAAGGCCGCCGGTTCAAACAAGCACTCTTGCTGTCGACACTGAGGCTAG GCAGACCGGTATTGGATGTGATGAAAGTGGCAAGAATATTGACATGCCTGAAGAATGGTGGAAGAAGATGGCAAAT GCTGTCAAGGGATCAGGACGTTTTCGATATAAAGGCCTTCAAAATGAGGACAACCTGAGCATAATGTTTGAAGACCTTC atgagggcGAGAATGAAGATGATAGTGACCCTGATGAAGTAACACCAAGTGCCAGACCCAAAAGAGGTAAATCTCAAGGTAATGCAAAGGGGAAGAAAACAAAGACTAGTGGCGGCCAGTGGTTTCAGGAACAAATGGGCAAACTTGTTGAGATGAATGAAAGAACAACCGCATCTTGTGAGTCTATTGCTAGGGGAGAGGACAAATCTGGTTCAACCATCCAGGAGGTCATGGCATTAGTGAAGGGTTGCGGTGCTAAGCCAGGTTCAAATGAGCATTTTATTGCCACTGTAGTCTTCACCAAGAAGGCTGAACGGGAGAT ATCTAAAACTGCAGATAATGATATGGATGACAGTGGgagtgatgaggatgatgatgactgcAAAATAAAGGCTTTGAGAGTGTTGTAG